A single region of the Mustela lutreola isolate mMusLut2 chromosome 2, mMusLut2.pri, whole genome shotgun sequence genome encodes:
- the KIAA1143 gene encoding uncharacterized protein KIAA1143 homolog isoform X2, which yields MSKRNQVSYVRPAEPAFLARFKERVGYREGPTVETKRIQPQLPEEDGDHSDKEDEQPQVVVLKKGDLSVEEVMKIKAEIKAAKADEEPAVVDGRIMYRKPVKRSSDEKYSGLIASSKKKKANEDEINKQDSVKKNSQKQVKNSCLLSFDNEDETQ from the exons ATGAGCAAGCGGAACCAGGTTTCGTACGTGCGGCCAGCCGAACCGGCGTTCCTGGCTCGCTTCAAGGAACGGGTCGGCTACAGGGAGGGCCCTACCGTGGAAACCAAG AGAATCCAGCCTCAGCTCCCAGAGGAAGATGGTGATCACAGTGACAAAGAAGATGAACAGCCCCAAGTGGTGGTTTTAAAAAAGGGAGACCTGTCAGTTGAAGAAGTCAtgaagattaaagcagaaataaaggcTGCCAAAGCAG ATGAAGAACCGGCTGTAGTTGATGGGAGAATTATGTATCGAAAACCAGTCAAGCGTTCCTCGGATGAAAAATATTCAGGTCTAATAGCAAGCTCGAAAAAGAAGAAGgcaaatgaagatgaaataaataagCAGGACTCAGTTAAAAAGAACTCACAAAAGCAAGTCAAAAACAGTTGCCTCCTTTCTTTTGACAATGAGGATGAAACTCAGTAA
- the KIAA1143 gene encoding uncharacterized protein KIAA1143 homolog isoform X1 — protein MSKRNQVSYVRPAEPAFLARFKERVGYREGPTVETKKTAERMPTKLKPLEGKRDHQRIQPQLPEEDGDHSDKEDEQPQVVVLKKGDLSVEEVMKIKAEIKAAKADEEPAVVDGRIMYRKPVKRSSDEKYSGLIASSKKKKANEDEINKQDSVKKNSQKQVKNSCLLSFDNEDETQ, from the exons ATGAGCAAGCGGAACCAGGTTTCGTACGTGCGGCCAGCCGAACCGGCGTTCCTGGCTCGCTTCAAGGAACGGGTCGGCTACAGGGAGGGCCCTACCGTGGAAACCAAG AAAACAGCTGAGAGGATGCCCACCAAACTGAAGCCCTTGGAAGGGAAGAGAGATCatcagag AATCCAGCCTCAGCTCCCAGAGGAAGATGGTGATCACAGTGACAAAGAAGATGAACAGCCCCAAGTGGTGGTTTTAAAAAAGGGAGACCTGTCAGTTGAAGAAGTCAtgaagattaaagcagaaataaaggcTGCCAAAGCAG ATGAAGAACCGGCTGTAGTTGATGGGAGAATTATGTATCGAAAACCAGTCAAGCGTTCCTCGGATGAAAAATATTCAGGTCTAATAGCAAGCTCGAAAAAGAAGAAGgcaaatgaagatgaaataaataagCAGGACTCAGTTAAAAAGAACTCACAAAAGCAAGTCAAAAACAGTTGCCTCCTTTCTTTTGACAATGAGGATGAAACTCAGTAA